A genomic window from Nomascus leucogenys isolate Asia chromosome 10, Asia_NLE_v1, whole genome shotgun sequence includes:
- the DBP gene encoding D site-binding protein, with the protein MARPVSDRTPAPLLLGGPAGTPPGGGALLGLRSLLQGTSKPKEPASCLLKEKERKAALPAATTPGPGLETAGPADAPAGAVVGGGSPRGRPGPVPAPGLLAPLLWERTLPFGDVEYVDLDAFLLEHGLPPSPPPPGGPSPEPSPARTPAPSPGPGSCGSASPRSSPGHAPARAALGAASGHRAGLTSRDTPSPVDPDTVEVLMTFEPDPADLALSSIPGHETFDPRRHRFSEEELKPQPIMKKARKIQVPEEQKDEKYWSRRYKNNEAAKRSRDARRLKENQISVRAAFLEKENALLRQEVVAVRQELSHYRAVLSRYQAQHGAL; encoded by the exons ATGGCGCGGCCTGTGAGCGACAGGACCCCGGCCCCTCTGCTGCTGGGCGGCCCGGCCGGGACACCCCCTGGCGGGGGAGCGCTGCTTGGGCTGCGGAGCCTTCTGCAGGGGACCAGCAAGCCCAAAGAGCCGGCCAGCT GTCTCCTGAAGGAAAAGGAGCGCAAGGCGGCCCTGCCCGCAGCCACAACccctgggccaggcctggagACTGCGGGCCCGGCGGATGCCCCGGCTGGGGCGGTGGTGGGCGGCGGGTCCCCGCGGGGGCGCCCGGGGCCGGTGCCCGCCCCGGGTCTGTTGGCGCCACTGCTATGGGAGCGCACGCTGCCGTTCGGCGATGTGGAGTACGTGGACCTGGACGCCTTCCTGCTGGAGCACGGGCTCCCGCCCAGCCCGCCGCCCCCCGGTGGCCCGTCGCCGGAGCCGTCGCCCGCGCGGACGCCCGCACCCTCCCCAGGGCCGGGTTCGTGCGGCTCGGCTTCCCCCCGCTCCTCTCCTGGGCACGCCCCCGCCCGGGCTGCCCTCGGGGCCGCCAGCGGCCACCGCGCAG GCCTGACCTCTCGGGACACACCCAGCCCTGTGGACCCAGACACCGTGGAGGTGCTGATGACCTTTGAACCCGACCCAGCTGATCTTGCCCTATCAAGCATTCCTGGCCATGAGACCTTTGACCCTCGAAGACATCGCTTCTCAGAAGAGGAACTTAAGCCCCAGCCAATCATGAAGAAGGCAAGGAAAATCCAGGTGCCAGAGGAGCAGAAG GATGAGAAATATTGGAGCCGGAGGTACAAGAACAACGAGGCAGCCAAGCGGTCCCGGGACGCCCGGCGGCTCAAGGAGAACCAGATATCGGTGCGGGCGGCCTTCCTGGAGAAGGAGAACGCCCTGCTCCGGCAGGAAGTGGTGGCCGTGCGCCAGGAGCTGTCCCACTACCGCGCCGTGCTGTCCCGATACCAGGCCCAGCACGGGGCCCTGTGA
- the CA11 gene encoding carbonic anhydrase-related protein 11, with product MGAAARLSAPRALVLWAALGAAAHIGPAPDPEDWWSYKDNLQGNFVPGPPFWGLVNAAWSLCAVGKRQSPVDVELKRVLYDPFLPPLRLSTGGEKLRGTLYNTGRHVSFLPAPRPVVNVSGGPLLYSHRLSELRLLFGARDGAGSEHQINHQGFSAEVQLIHFNQELYGNFSAASRGPNGLAILSLFVNVASTSNPFLSRLLNRDTITRISYKNDAYFLQDLSLELLFPESFGFITYQGSLSTPPCSETVTWILIDRALNITSLQMHSLRLLSQNPPSQIFQSLSGNSRPLQPLAHRALRGNRDPRHPERRCRGPNYRLHVDGAPHGR from the exons ATGGGGGCTGCAGCTCGTCTGAGCGCCCCTCGAGCGCTGGTACTCTGGGCTGCACTGGGGGCAGCAG CTCACATCGGACCAGCACCTGACCCCGAGGACTGGTGGAGCTACAAGGATAATCTCCAGGGAAACTTCGTGCCAG GGCCTCCTTTCTGGGGCCTGGTGAATGCAGCGTGGAGTCTGTGTGCTGTGGGGAAGCGGCAGAGCCCCGTGGATGTGGAGCTGAAGAGGGTTCTTTATGACCCCTTTCTGCCCCCATTAAGGCTCAGCACTGGAGGAGAGAAG CTCCGGGGAACCTTGTACAACACGGGCCGACATGTCTCCTTCCTGCCTGCACCCCGACCTGTGGTCAATGTGTCTGGGGGTCCCCTCCTTTATAGCCACCGACTCAGTGAACTGCGGCTGCTGTTTGGAGCTCGCGACGGAGCCGGCTCGGAACATCAGATCAACCACCAGGGCTTCTCTGCTGAG GTGCAGCTCATTCACTTCAACCAGGAACTCTACGGGAATTTCAGCGCCGCCTCCCGCGGCCCCAACGGCCTGGCCATTCTCAGCCTCTTTGTCAAC GTGGCCAGTACCTCTAACCCATTCCTCAGTCGCCTCCTTAACCGCGACACCATCACTCGCATCTCCTACAAGA ATGATGCCTACTTTCTTCAAGACCTGAGCCTGGAGCTCCTGTTCCCTGAATCCTTCGGCTTCATCACCTATCAGGGCTCTCTCAGCACCCCGCCCTGCTCCGAGACCGTCACCTGGATCCTCATTGACCGAGCCCTCAATATCACCTCCCTTCAG ATGCACTCCCTGAGACTCCTGAGCCAGAATCCTCCATCCCAGATCTTCCAGAGCCTCAGCGGTAACAGCCGGCCCCTGCAGCCCTTGGCCCACAGGGCACTGAGGGGCAACAGGGACCCCCGGCACCCCGAGAGGCGCTGCCGAGGCCCCAACTACCGCCTGCATG TGGATGGTGCCCCCCATGGTCGCTGA